In the genome of Aedes aegypti strain LVP_AGWG chromosome 2, AaegL5.0 Primary Assembly, whole genome shotgun sequence, the window TGAGTTTTAAAACAACTTTAAAGTACCATTATTTTGTGAATAGCTTAATAATGTATATATTCAGTAAGGGCCCGTTCATAAATTACATCACACTATAAAGGGGAGGTAGTAAAACGTGGCAATCCATATACACAATTTTCCGAGAACCAAAATGAAACATTTGTAAGCAatctttgttgttgtttttttttattactccTTATAAATACTATGCAGAGTTTTTACTTCTTTGCctgttagtgaaaaaatatgcatgaaagataaaaaaaaaatgttaaaggtTAATGAAAGACACCTTAGTTCACGGAAGGTGGTTAAACTGTTTTCATAAGTTCGTCTCGATTTCAGAAAATAAAGCTTATTAGAACAGGACATTACTGTTTGGAATATCTGGACAGTCAATTATTGCAATAATTATAAAACTATGGACTGTATTATGAATATAATTCACTTTGCTAATTTTATAAACCTCTGAGTGGGAAGTTAAAGACTTGCTGAGTTCCAATGTGACCGTAAGTCCACCAACAGGATAAAATAGCAAAGTAATATAAGTTCAAGGGGCGCATCATGCCTTTAGTGGAATACAACATCTATTCTACGGCATTGTCGTATGCGCAGAATTAGGAACACTAGCGCGCAGATTAAAGCTGGaaacacaatgtgaacggcattACGGAACGGCAACAAAACGGAAACACTGGTTTGGTTTACAGTTTACATGTCAGGCCAATGTTGAATCTGATTTAGACGACATTGATCGAAATACTGACAGGCCACTCAAACCGGTGTTTCCGTTTTGTTGCCGTTCCGTaatgccgttcacattgtgtttCCAGCTTAAGGAACATTGCAAAAGTAGGTGCGCAGACTTAGGAACACAGACACCCTTCAGGATTCTAATTGTTtcgcatacaaaataaatatgtataaaaacttttaaatttttcccTTATTAATAAGGCTAGTAAGTATGTGCTCTCAAAATTTCAGACCAATATGTTCagtttttaatttattacagctgtttaaatttcaaaaatccttAAGTGCGCAGACTTAGGGGCCTTCacggtattaaaaaaaatgttgcgaatTTATTCTATCACAATGACTAcgtcgccgccgccgccgccgaacaGGGTACTCGGCGTGACGCCGGCGTCGCCGCCGCCGCTGCCTATCATGACAGCATACGCCGCCGCCGGTAAAAAGTACTTCGGCGCACACCTCTACAGCATAGTACAGTGATCTAGtttaattttaatatgatttgcTTTCATCCAAAAACGATCAGCAACAGATATCTCGCgcaacaattcaaaagggccaatagTCATAGTTTCGCTCGCTGTAGGCCTTCTGTGACGCCACCCACGCAAATCAACACCAGCAAAAGATAGAGCAAAGCTCAGTCTATCTGATGAAAGTGTTGATTTGTGTGGGTGGCGTCACGGAAAGCCTACACTCAGAATTAGAAATAAACTCCATTGGTTTAAATTTCTATTCTCCTCTCTTTTCTTCTGCAGTAATTTTTAGGCATTGGGATAATTTCTCCTGGATGAGTCTAAGCTGGACTCATCCAGGAGAAATGATTCCCGTGCCTAAAAATTACTGCAGAAGAAAAGAGAGGGGAATAGAAATTTAAACCAACGGGGTTTATTTCGAATTCTGAGTGTACGTGTTCTGAGCGAAACGTGTTGACCTTAAAAATGACTATTGGCCCTTTAGTATTGTTGCGCGAGAATATGAAACATAAAGGCTGTTCAATGAGCTGCTTGAAGTTGCTCGAAGTTCAGTCCATCCTGCTCGTGCCCATTTGTTGACAAAAAAGTGCGAGAGGGATAGACTGAACTTCGAGCAACTTCAAGCAGCTCATTGAACAgccctataaaaaaaaaaaaacaaaactcgcgGTCGTTGGAGACCCAAAAAACAGCTGTAAACATGGGGCTCTCATATCTGACACAAATCAGGCAAAGATAGCCACAAGACATGTGCAGAGCCTATGAAGCGTCGTGAGATGCCTAAAATTTGGTCTACGTGGTTTATGAACGGCCCCTTATGAAAAGCAAACGTTCCTATTTTTCCTGACTTGTTGATCGTTTTGGAGAAAACTGCCTGTTCAACTTTGATATTTGATCGATTCTTACATATAGGCATTACATTTTCCAAacgtagaaaaaaataataaaaaatacgaATAAACTAATAAAATACTTCACTTTATCATATCactagaaaaataataataataaaaagatGGACTACTCCGTTGGTGTTGCAAGATTTtccacacaaattaaaaatgttagACCATTTTGATGATTGTTCAATCACCCTtgagtgagttttttttttgtataaataaaaattgaaaataacttGCATGGCGCGTACAAGTTTCCAAATCCATGTACACTGCTCACGCTATTCTGGGTCACTCAGTCACTACCCAAGTAAACATACTGCTGAAGCTGCAACGCGTGCAGGTAtacggtgaaaataatgctagCATTGCTGTATAGACACAATTAAAGTTGatttaaagtggaaaagggccccaCTAGAACCGCATTGAAGTTATAATCTGTAACATCAATGCGGCTCTTGtggggcccttttccactttaagTCAACTTTTATTGTATCTATACAGTAATGCTTGCATTATTTTCACCATAttccgttttgtctcaaattccgaacatgactcatattccgaacagtgaCAATTTCAAAGGTTAGAATTatcatttcaaacctttttTCATATGCACGACTTGAAATGTAATAGAATTTATCATTCTGTAAAGAAATTAGGGTgatttacttaaaaaatcactataaaaagtcgagtgttcggaatttgagacaaaacggtacctgCACGCGTTGCAGCTTCAGCAGCATGGTTACTTAGGTATTATTAATCACTCCATTTTACACGtaattcaaatggaaatgacccataatagtgggtgACCTATTATAGGTcacccactattatgggtcactaTAATAGTGACATATAGCGTATTTTTACGTGAGTGTAATGTTAAAATTCTACTACTTACGTTTGTCCGCTTTTTATGTTCACAAGCGGAAATTTGCGGTTGCTGCTTGTGGACCGCAGAGTGTCCGGAATGTTCCAATTGCTCGAGAACCGCAGATGGTGTGATTGACATCCGCCGCGTTTGGACACGTTGACCCTGCTGCTGACGGACCGCAGAGCGTTCGATCGACAACTGCCGCGTTTGGACGCGATTCTATGAAAGAAATAATCATTAGTACATTAGCAGTACAGTTAGACACCAAATTTCATGATAATTTGAGTCTCTTTGTTAGAAGGGGCTGGTTATGCAAATATTTTCTGAAACTCGCCTATAGGACACGAAACCCGTCCTCATCACATCAATAAAAAATAGCCTAATCCTGACAATGTGCTGAAtgaaaattttccgaaaactaCTTACTGCTTGAGTTTGGATGTTTTGTCCTGGGTGTTCCTGTGACTGCAGCTTGCCCACCGATGACCGTCCGGGATGTTCCTGCTGCTCTCGGATTGTGCATAATGCGGTCGACATTCTCCGCGTTTGGACGCGCTGTCCGAGGTGGTCCTGCTGCTCTCGAAGACGATGTCCGAGATTTTCCTGCCGCTCTCGGGCCGCACCGGACGCTATCGACATTCGCCGCGTTTGGACGCGATTTTTCTCCTGCTCTCGGACAGCCAAGTTGGCTTGTTTATGAATTCAGCACCAACCCAGGTTCAAAAAGAAAAACGGCATAATATTGACTTTTTTGCACCTAATTCGACGCACAGGCAGAAAAGATTGTCCCACCACAAAATGTTCACACCAGTTTCACCGTACATTGGGTGAGGtcttagggctcattcacaaattacataacgctgaagggggtgggtgggtgtccggacgatgttacggctcatacaaattctgaaaaatttccatataaaaagcgttacaagagggtgggtgggtgtccaaaatggccaattttagcgttacgtaatttgtgaatgaacccttagctATAGCTTAGACGTAAAAGGGAATGTTTTTGGGTGGAATGATGTGTCGCGGTTCGCTCGTTGGGCCTTATAATACTTGGGCCGCTTTTTAGTTGGGCCTCCGCTAATCGAGCAATATCTCAACTAAAAAGTAACTGGATgtcaaaacaagacgtcaattTTCATTTTACACTCACACCAACATACAGCATCGCGACGCTCTCACAATCACAACATAAGATTCGATTATCCTACAGCATTTTACGACGACTGTTAGATGGCCCAACGAGCGAATCAGATTCGTTGGTTGGGCGGTAGTTGTGGCTCAACCAGCGAATCGCGACTGATGCAAGAACAAAAACTCCATGTGAACTGAAGTGTGAGCATTTGTTTTGACCCATCGAACAATTTGCAGGCATGTCGCGAAATCATTGCAAGGCACAATATTGCGGCGCTTAAATATATTGTGCCTTGCAAGACAAAACCGCGAAACGCGTTTATCTTGAAATGTCCATAGATAATCGCAGTGATAATATTCGCGCTTATCTTTTATTAGAGTCCTGCGGTGGTCGTACGCCCGCAGTCGTTACCTCGCTGCGAACTGACACCCGCAGAGTAAAGTGAATGAGAAAACTTTCCCGCCAAAACCAAAATCACGtgttttttagcaaaatgaCAGAAGTTTGTCTATACTAATACCAAAGATAAATGGTAAGATCAAGCAGATggtgaaaaaaactttttattttggggTCTTTTCATTTAAAACAAAACGGGGTCTTTTCATCCGCAAACCCCTAGTTTTGATATCAGCATATTTTGCTTTGGCAGACCCCTCGGTGTGCTGTCAAAACATCACGTGTTTCACATTGTTTATTTACATTCGGATGTAGTTAACGAACCTGCGGGGCGGCGTTTGTGGTGGCTGATAGTTATGGTCCATATTCTCGGAATCCAGATGGAATCCGGAACAAGACAGAGAAAACCTGCGTCACGACGGTGACCAAAATAACATGTACCGATTGTATTTGCTGAGAATGGTAATGTACGTGGCGCAGAAGCGGTTTCTTATTGACGACCAAAAAGCATGAACGACGGATGTTGTGGGCATGGTCCGGTTATGATGTGGATGGTTAAGCGGGTGTTCTAAGCTGACTAAGGGGAAAATTTCCTCTAATTCCTAACCGATTGCACTGACAAGCATCGAGTTTACAGTTTTTATTAGAATTTAGGATATGTTACGAAAATGATTGTCACTAAGTGAAATTTTGTAGGGGCCCGGGGCCATTGCTCCTCATAAATCAGGCTCTGAGCATATGCACAAAGTCCACAGCTGCGTTAATCTTGTCTGACCGTAGCGCACCAGCAGTTGCTGACCGGAACACGAGGTCACCTCGTTCAGCACCGGTTCATCCTCCGCTCCCTGCTCTTCGTTCTCTTTTCTTTTTCGACAACTTCCTTACTGCTCAGATTTCTCAGTCTGTTGAAATTGTCCGCATTGAAGCGACACTTGCGTCACACGCCGTCCTACTCGATGTCCATATTCACCAGGCCGACATCCTGTGAAGCGCAACTCCAGGTTTGCTTGAACTTATTGGACGGATCATAACCCTTGTCGCTGCGGAACAAATCCAAATCCAGAACCATATTGATGGGTAGAGGAAACGCCCAAACACTGAATCACTAAACGCAAACTTTGCGAAAGGCTGATGAAATTGATGTTCCTTTCTGGATTGATGCACTCCGAAGTCTTCGGAAAAAGGTTGTGATTCTGTCCATTCTAAACGTGGCGAAGAAAAACGAAAAGCATGCTGAACCAATCGTCATCCAGCTGCGATGGAAACTCCGGAGCTCCGTGCTCGTCATCATTTTCGTGAGGAAGTAAACAAACTGCTCGGCGGGCGgcggcgaaaaaaaaatcgaaatgtcaGTTTGACAACGGACGTCAATGTCAAACGTATGGTCGATCATAAAAGACGATACAAACGAAAAGCCCCCATATTCCGatcacaaattacgtcacggtCACCAAACAAATTGCTAGTAGGTAATCGTTATCGTTGCTAATACATGCCTACACTACAcactatttttattttgctggaAATCAGCAAAATTTTGCTGGATTTTCATCTGCTGTAGATACAGCAATCCATCCATGCAAAAATAAATGTGCTGAACTTTCGGCAATGCGtacactgtaaactcggcaTTACCCTTTAATGTGCAAAAAGTACCCATTTTTTGCTGATACATGAAGCTGTCAAAATAACGGGTATTTGTCAGCTTTCGATAATGGGTGAATAATGCCCATTTCTTTATTCCGAATGTTTACCCAATAATGGGTGAAAATTTTGTTGTGAAAGTTATTTACTATCGTGAAGTTCGCGGATCGGGCTTCGCTTGGTCTGATCTGTTTTTAGATCTGGAAACTCAAGGTTAAACCAATTATTAATCGTAAGAggtaataaaatttattttaatatttttaatactTGAAAATACCATTCCTTCAATATTATGACTTATTATTTGTTTTCAGGATTCAAGAAAATCATATGAGGCTCGATGTGAGGTCATCAGCACTGTAAAACAACGGCACCGGCaaaattaaagattttattgattatttggTGGGTTAAATAAAgtgtttttcaaaatgaaactTAGATTCTTTTTTCATTCCTATAATTAATCACTTAAAAATAGCATTTGCGTATACATACAGCGCAAAACATAAAAaacgagtgaattttacccatttcCTGCACAAATCCAGTTGCgataatgggtaaaattcactcgttgatttgacgtacaagccgtttacccattaaagagtaCTCGCCCtgtactctttttatgagttaaactagtttatTATCAAAGTGGGTACTTTTTACTCCttaaagggtactttgatcTTTCAGTGTATGGCTTCGCTATGACAGCCCATTTTGCTGGTTATATATAACAGCAAATTTTTCGGTGCTCGGTTTTGGCTGCgtacttttgatatttttttatcctTTGATCATACAcactatttttattttgctggatTTTCATCTGCTGTAGATACAGCAATCAGATACAGATACAGCTGGTCTTCCAGCAAGTTTTTCGGTGCTCGATTTTGGCTGCgtacttttgatattttttatcctTTGATCATAATCTAAAAAcctgaaaacataaaaatctttCCACCAGCCAGCATTTGATGTGCTGAAGCTTGGAATGGCCATTGCAAACCATTCACATTTGGTTTTTATCCGCAAAACCGGTTGTCTAGCTCAAAACTTCTGAAAACAGCAGCAGGAGGAAAACACGCACTGGTTGATGCCGGAAAAAATACAAGTGTGTGACAAGTGATTTTGCTGATTATTCGGTAATTTCCACAGATGCCGAATTTCCAGCAAACATAGTAATCATTGCTGAATTCCCACCAAAAATATATATTGCTGATACCGCTCCAGCATTTCATTTTGCTGGAACGGAAAACcaaaatttggtgtgtaatCTGAAAACCTGAAAACACAAAAATCTTTCCACCAGCCAGCATTCAATGtgctgaagcttggaaaggccaTTGC includes:
- the LOC110676512 gene encoding uncharacterized protein LOC110676512 isoform X2: MSIASGAARERQENLGHRLREQQDHLGQRVQTRRMSTALCTIREQQEHPGRSSVGKLQSQEHPGQNIQTQANRVQTRQLSIERSAVRQQQGQRVQTRRMSITPSAVLEQLEHSGHSAVHKQQPQISACEHKKRTNFAIYVIVWVGYIILKFKTLNNHLTNE
- the LOC110676512 gene encoding uncharacterized protein LOC110676512 isoform X3; translation: MSIASGAARERQENLGHRLREQQDHLGQRVQTRRMSTALCTIREQQEHPGRSSVGKLQSQEHPGQNIQTQANRVQTRQLSIERSAVRQQQGQRVQTRRMSITPSAVLEQLEHSGHSAVHKQQPQISACEHKKRTNEN